The region CTGCGGTGAACGGTTACCTACATTCTTTTCTATCCTCATTCTCAAAAGAGTTTGAACGAGTTGGTCTATGTTTTCTCCTGATAGGGCACAGAGAGCAACACTATACGGCGTTTTATTTAACCATTTTGAAATGTGATTTGCATCATCGAATTTATCAATTTTATTAAAAACAGTCACCACTGGTGTTGAGAGAACATCTAACTGTTTTAACACCGTTTGAACACTAGCCATTTGTAATTCTAAGTAAGGGCTACTGACATCAACAATATGTAAAAGTATATCTGCCTCTTGAACTTCTTCTAATGTCGCACGGAATGAAGAAACTAAATGATGGGGTAAATTCTGGATAAAACCAACCGTATCAATAAGAAGTAATGCCTGGTGTTTATTGAGGGTAAATTTAGAAATTTTGGTATCCAGAGTCGTAAATAATCTATCTTCAACCGTAACATCTGTTTTGGTTAATGTTTTAAGTAAGGTTGATTTGCCGGCATTGGTATATCCGACAAGAGCGGCGACAGGGAAGTTTTGGCGTGCCTTTCGTTGTTCCTTTCGGACTTTTGCGACCTTTTGAATATCTTTGTTAAGGTGGCTGATTCTTCTTTTAATTCGGCGTCGGTCATATTCCAATTCGGTTTCACCAGGTCCTCTTGTGCCAATTCCACCCCCTAATCTTGACATCAAAACCCCTAATCCTATTAATC is a window of bacterium DNA encoding:
- the hflX gene encoding GTPase HflX yields the protein MSEKAILVGVKIAGIKDGEFNYSFEELAALAKSAGAIVCDAITQSRTSPDVSTYIGKGKVDELKQLVKQTHAELVIFDNDLTGSQVRNIEKAIEVRVIDRTELILDIFAQRAHTSEAKLQVELAQLNYLFPRLIGLGVLMSRLGGGIGTRGPGETELEYDRRRIKRRISHLNKDIQKVAKVRKEQRKARQNFPVAALVGYTNAGKSTLLKTLTKTDVTVEDRLFTTLDTKISKFTLNKHQALLLIDTVGFIQNLPHHLVSSFRATLEEVQEADILLHIVDVSSPYLELQMASVQTVLKQLDVLSTPVVTVFNKIDKFDDANHISKWLNKTPYSVALCALSGENIDQLVQTLLRMRIEKNVGNRSPQ